A genomic region of Candidatus Bathyarchaeota archaeon contains the following coding sequences:
- a CDS encoding MarC family protein — protein LLNVYNISIYSFMIAGGILLLIISIKILIYGEWTEKNISPENVGAVPIAFPLLTGPGAITTSLVTIQTSGFLATFLSVLIVFSLVWVTLQFIDKVHSLLGRVGSIVIARLMAIFIAALAIQFIIDGINAYR, from the coding sequence ATTTACTTAACGTATATAATATCTCAATTTATAGTTTTATGATAGCTGGAGGAATTTTATTATTAATTATTTCAATTAAAATATTAATTTATGGGGAATGGACGGAGAAAAATATCTCGCCAGAGAATGTTGGAGCTGTTCCAATAGCTTTTCCACTTTTAACTGGTCCAGGCGCTATTACAACATCTCTTGTAACAATTCAAACTTCAGGTTTTTTAGCAACTTTTCTTTCAGTTTTAATAGTTTTCTCTCTAGTTTGGGTTACTCTTCAATTTATTGATAAAGTTCACTCTCTTTTAGGTCGAGTAGGCTCAATAGTAATCGCTAGATTAATGGCTATATTTATAGCTGCTTTAGCTATTCAATTCATAATTGATGGTATAAACGCTTATAGATGA
- a CDS encoding NDP-sugar synthase: MKAVILAGGYGTRLRPLSCVKPKLLFPVLGKPILKRNLEVLSKIGVNEVILAVNYLAKELKKEMGKKYAGITIKYSLEKTPLGTGGPVKKAEKLIDEFPFFIMNGDIIFGDEVSEILKIHEEAHPVATIALHEVDDPSRFGVVKLNEKMFIEEFIEKPKQPPSKLINAGIYLAEKELFNYIKLGKVSLEKEVFPILAFEKKLLGYKYNGVWFDIGKLNDFFEANFFFLKNNLTIESKVKLSDKAKLNPPVFIGFASKIYGEIGPYAVINKGCVISENAKVSNSILFQKVKVGKSSVIVNSIVGDEVFIDENVEVKDSILGSRVIVNKGVKILNNVKVCPFKEVEEDIIGPATIG; this comes from the coding sequence ATGAAAGCTGTTATTTTAGCTGGGGGATATGGAACAAGGCTTAGGCCTTTAAGCTGCGTTAAACCTAAGCTTTTATTTCCAGTTTTAGGAAAGCCTATTTTAAAGCGTAATTTAGAAGTTTTATCTAAAATTGGCGTTAATGAAGTTATATTAGCAGTTAACTATTTAGCTAAAGAGTTAAAAAAAGAAATGGGTAAAAAATACGCGGGGATAACAATCAAATATTCTCTTGAAAAAACTCCTTTAGGAACCGGGGGACCTGTAAAAAAAGCTGAAAAACTTATTGATGAATTTCCATTTTTTATTATGAATGGGGACATTATTTTCGGGGATGAAGTTTCAGAAATTTTAAAGATTCATGAAGAAGCTCATCCAGTTGCAACTATAGCGTTGCATGAAGTTGATGATCCAAGTAGATTTGGAGTTGTAAAATTGAATGAAAAAATGTTTATTGAAGAGTTTATTGAAAAACCTAAGCAACCTCCAAGCAAATTAATTAATGCAGGAATATATTTAGCTGAAAAAGAATTATTCAATTATATAAAGCTTGGTAAAGTTTCATTAGAAAAAGAGGTTTTTCCAATTTTAGCATTTGAAAAAAAGCTTTTAGGCTATAAGTATAATGGGGTTTGGTTTGATATAGGTAAATTAAACGATTTTTTTGAGGCTAACTTCTTTTTCTTGAAAAACAATTTAACTATTGAAAGTAAAGTTAAACTCAGCGATAAAGCAAAATTGAATCCTCCAGTTTTTATAGGCTTCGCTTCTAAAATTTATGGGGAAATCGGTCCTTACGCGGTAATTAATAAAGGATGCGTTATAAGCGAGAATGCTAAAGTTTCAAATTCAATTTTATTTCAAAAAGTTAAAGTTGGAAAATCATCAGTTATAGTAAACTCTATTGTTGGAGATGAAGTTTTTATCGATGAAAACGTTGAAGTTAAAGATTCAATTTTAGGTTCTAGAGTAATCGTTAATAAAGGAGTTAAAATCCTTAATAATGTTAAAGTTTGCCCATTTAAAGAAGTTGAAGAAGATATTATTGGACCAGCGACAATAGGGTGA
- the glmM gene encoding phosphoglucosamine mutase, whose product MEKRLFGTNGVRGVANKELTPQLVFELSLAIGAFFNKGEVFLGRDGRLSSEAFAYLASAGLIEAGCIVYDAGTLPTPALQWITRKNKVNGGVMITASHNPPEYNGVKVMDKDGVEIIREKEEIIERIYFNKEWKLSAWNEIGKKIDKSALLEEYKTSIKSFVDEEKIKNARLKVVVDPGNGVGALVTPYLLRELGCKVLTINGNVDGTFPGRFPEPSLENISDLCAAVKAFKADFGVAHDGDADRAIFVDENGQPYWGDRTFALIEKTFLEENPGETIVTPVSSSKVIEEIAQLYNGKIVWTEVGSTIVSRRMQELNAKLGGEENGGIFYGPHIPVRDGAMAASLIANILSTTRKKLSQLLNEIPAYYSVKTKVECSNLIKQKVLDMIKDEAYGERIETIDGVKIWFSKDSWILIRPSGTEPIYRLFAEAKTEEAAKKLALEYASKIKEFIKRAES is encoded by the coding sequence ATGGAGAAAAGATTATTTGGAACTAATGGTGTTAGAGGTGTGGCTAACAAAGAGTTGACCCCTCAATTAGTTTTTGAATTAAGCTTAGCTATAGGAGCCTTCTTTAATAAAGGGGAAGTTTTTCTTGGTAGAGATGGAAGATTAAGCAGCGAAGCTTTCGCTTATCTCGCATCCGCTGGCTTAATAGAAGCTGGATGCATTGTTTATGATGCGGGAACGCTTCCTACACCTGCTTTACAATGGATCACTAGAAAAAATAAAGTTAATGGAGGCGTTATGATTACTGCAAGCCATAATCCACCTGAATATAATGGAGTAAAAGTTATGGATAAGGATGGAGTTGAAATCATCAGGGAAAAAGAAGAAATTATTGAAAGAATATACTTCAATAAAGAATGGAAGCTTTCAGCTTGGAATGAAATAGGAAAAAAAATTGATAAATCAGCATTGCTTGAAGAATATAAAACATCTATTAAAAGTTTTGTTGATGAAGAAAAAATAAAAAATGCAAGGCTTAAGGTTGTAGTTGATCCAGGAAATGGTGTAGGCGCATTAGTTACGCCTTATTTGCTTAGAGAATTGGGATGCAAGGTTTTAACTATAAATGGAAATGTTGATGGAACTTTTCCAGGCAGATTTCCAGAACCGTCTTTAGAAAATATTTCAGATTTATGCGCTGCTGTTAAAGCTTTTAAAGCTGATTTTGGAGTAGCTCATGATGGAGATGCTGATAGAGCTATTTTTGTTGATGAAAATGGTCAACCATATTGGGGAGATAGAACATTTGCATTAATAGAAAAAACTTTTCTAGAAGAGAATCCTGGAGAAACAATTGTAACACCAGTAAGCTCTTCAAAAGTTATAGAGGAAATCGCTCAATTATATAATGGGAAAATTGTTTGGACAGAAGTTGGAAGCACAATTGTTTCTAGAAGAATGCAGGAATTAAATGCTAAGCTTGGTGGAGAAGAAAATGGAGGAATATTTTATGGGCCTCATATTCCTGTTAGAGATGGCGCTATGGCAGCTAGCTTAATAGCTAATATTTTAAGCACAACTAGAAAGAAGCTTTCTCAACTTCTTAATGAAATTCCAGCTTATTATTCTGTAAAAACTAAAGTTGAATGCTCTAACTTAATTAAGCAAAAAGTTTTAGATATGATTAAAGATGAAGCTTATGGAGAAAGAATTGAAACAATAGATGGCGTTAAAATTTGGTTTTCAAAAGATAGTTGGATATTGATTAGACCTAGCGGAACAGAACCGATCTATAGATTGTTCGCTGAAGCAAAAACTGAAGAGGCAGCTAAAAAGCTTGCTTTAGAATATGCAAGTAAAATTAAAGAGTTTATTAAAAGAGCGGAGAGTTAA
- a CDS encoding GIY-YIG nuclease family protein, with translation MKGVYTLIINVKKDFKKRVGSLGVIEFKNGIYLYTGSGAGAFISIEDRLKRHLRRDKRKFWHIDYLLSGEAFATAAVASKSRKESECLINNLLAQYFNGEFLKSFGSSDCKCKAHLIKVNDEKNINKIIESVAWVYKQAKLNPYRLIFK, from the coding sequence TTGAAAGGGGTTTACACGCTTATTATAAATGTTAAAAAAGATTTTAAAAAAAGAGTTGGAAGCTTAGGCGTAATCGAATTTAAAAATGGAATTTATCTTTATACAGGTTCAGGAGCAGGCGCTTTTATTTCAATAGAAGATAGATTAAAAAGGCATTTAAGAAGAGATAAGAGAAAGTTTTGGCATATAGATTATTTGTTAAGCGGTGAAGCTTTTGCAACAGCTGCAGTAGCTTCAAAGTCAAGAAAAGAAAGCGAATGCTTAATTAATAATTTGCTTGCTCAATATTTTAATGGAGAGTTTTTAAAAAGCTTCGGATCTTCAGATTGCAAATGCAAAGCTCATTTAATAAAAGTTAATGATGAAAAAAATATTAATAAAATAATAGAAAGCGTTGCTTGGGTTTATAAACAAGCGAAGCTAAATCCTTATCGATTAATTTTTAAATAA
- a CDS encoding M67 family metallopeptidase yields the protein MLIISKSNLKKIVSHAVKEFPNEACGIIVGRRVENEKFIEKVYDAKNKLDSPFRYEMDPEEQLKIFQEAEKESLDVLGFYHSHPYSDAIPSEIDKSLAFYEGFSYIIYSIPLKTLASFIWDGKNFSPEKIKVI from the coding sequence TTGCTTATAATAAGCAAAAGCAACTTGAAAAAAATAGTTTCTCATGCTGTAAAAGAGTTTCCTAATGAAGCTTGCGGAATAATTGTTGGAAGAAGAGTTGAAAACGAAAAATTTATTGAAAAAGTTTATGATGCTAAAAATAAACTTGATTCACCGTTTAGATATGAAATGGATCCTGAGGAGCAATTAAAAATTTTTCAAGAAGCAGAAAAAGAATCTTTAGATGTTTTAGGGTTTTATCATAGTCACCCATATTCAGATGCGATACCCTCAGAAATAGATAAATCTCTAGCTTTTTATGAAGGGTTCTCCTATATAATTTATTCAATTCCATTAAAAACGCTTGCATCATTTATATGGGATGGAAAAAACTTTTCTCCTGAAAAAATAAAAGTTATTTAA